Proteins encoded by one window of Eremothecium cymbalariae DBVPG#7215 chromosome 1, complete sequence:
- the MRP7 gene encoding mitochondrial 54S ribosomal protein bL27m (similar to Ashbya gossypii AAL020C) → MSLWKHIIEWRGGLGPAVLVQVRTATKRAAGSRTSMKDSAGRRLGPKKYEGEEVRPGQIIMRQRGTKFFPGENVGIGKDHTIFAVEPGFVRYYWDPFHPGRKFIGVALTSDLRLPTPHFEPRVRRFGRRLIEDEEAARKEEEALPRKTYLLRDGILEKQAEREQQREKLKESYKSILTDELKLDLKDGALEFATQYLVRVRNCLKNGFGVDDAQFNALYYLQNELKFEDAPVEKLKLLKQTTDELNKSTSFDNKLQLTRYISDAEKQAWKSKLYKDFRSMEIATKEDKQRVLEGLSDASKYLSLSEEVRIRRKLFKPVLSEDKAVVDKPGKGRSVIKRYNYERGGVDVVVRSKDAFLSNL, encoded by the coding sequence ATGTCGCTTTGGAAGCATATTATAGAATGGAGGGGTGGGCTTGGGCCAGCAGTGCTGGTTCAGGTGCGTACAGCAACTAAGAGGGCTGCAGGGTCTCGTACATCGATGAAAGATTCAGCTGGTCGTCGGTTAGGTCCTAAGAAGTATGAGGGTGAAGAAGTGAGGCCAGGCCAGATTATTATGAGACAGCGTGGTACGAAGTTCTTTCCCGGGGAAAATGTTGGGATTGGTAAGGACCATACTATTTTTGCGGTGGAGCCGGGGTTTGTTCGGTATTACTGGGACCCATTTCATCCAGGGCGTAAGTTTATTGGGGTGGCATTGACGTCTGATCTGAGGTTACCTACGCCTCACTTCGAGCCACGGGTACGGAGGTTTGGACGGAGActtattgaagatgaagaggcAGCCAGGAAGGAAGAGGAAGCACTGCCCAGGAAGACATACCTGTTGCGTGATGGCATTCTAGAAAAACAAGCAGAGAGGGAGCAGCAAAGGGAAAAGCTTAAGGAAAGCTATAAATCTATTTTGACAGATGAGTTGAAGTTGGATTTGAAGGATGGGGCTCTCGAATTTGCGACCCAGTATTTGGTACGTGTAAGGAACTGTTTAAAAAATGGGTTTGGTGTTGACGACGCCCAATTTAATGCATTATACTATCTGCAGAATGAACTGAAGTTCGAGGATGCTCCAGTGGAGAAGCTAAAGCTGCTAAAGCAGACTACGGACGAGTTAAACAAGTCGACTTCGTTTGACAATAAATTGCAGTTGACGCGGTATATTTCAGATGCAGAGAAGCAAGCTTGGAAGAGCAAGTTGTACAAAGACTTTAGATCTATGGAGATCGCTACTAAAGAGGACAAACAGCGTGTATTGGAAGGATTGTCTGATGCATCTAAGTATCTGTCTCTGTCCGAGGAAGTCAGAATACGCAGAAAATTGTTTAAGCCGGTTCTTTCGGAAGACAAAGCCGTTGTAGACAAACCGGGGAAGGGCAGATCCGTTATCAAACGTTATAATTATGAGAGAGGTGGTGTCGATGTTGTTGTCAGATCCAAAGATGCATTTTTGTCCAACTTGTAA
- the ILV6 gene encoding acetolactate synthase regulatory subunit (similar to Ashbya gossypii AAL021W), with the protein MIRCFQKPTLVRFNSSGTSALVYKQLHKRKLKPPVPRLDIPNWSANTAVASILYETPPFSVQPKKQCILNCLVQNEPGVLSRVSGTLAARGFNIDSLVVCNTDVKDFSRMTIVLQEQGAVIEQCRRQIEDMVPVYAVLDYTNAELIQRELLLARVSLLGAEYFQELVQSHEQFGKNPKAAPKDEACGKEFHPSNLPVSEALRLKHEHLNGITGLASNFGGRVVDISDSNCVVELSAKPSRITAFLKLIKPYGLLEVARSGMVALPRTPLEPDADSEDAESKADDSVDISNLPPG; encoded by the coding sequence ATGATTAGATGTTTCCAAAAACCTACATTGGTACGTTTCAACTCCTCTGGTACCTCCGCTCTCGTTTACAAACAGCTACATAAACGTAAGCTAAAACCACCCGTTCCTAGGTTGGATATTCCAAATTGGTCAGCTAATACAGCGGTAGCTTCAATATTGTACGAGACCCCGCCATTTTCTGTACAACCTAAAAAGCAGTGTATACTAAACTGCTTGGTGCAGAATGAACCAGGTGTATTGTCACGCGTTTCTGGTACACTAGCTGCTAGAGGTTTCAACATTGATTCTTTGGTTGTGTGTAATACAGATGTGAAAGATTTTAGCCGGATGACAATTGTGTTACAGGAACAAGGTGCAGTTATCGAACAATGCAGAAGGCAGATCGAAGATATGGTACCTGTATATGCTGTTTTGGATTATACTAATGCAGAACTGATTCAGAGGGAATTGTTGTTGGCAAGGGTTTCGTTACTGGGTGCTGAATACTTTCAGGAATTAGTTCAAAGCCATGAGCAATTTGGTAAAAATCCGAAGGCGGCTCCCAAAGATGAAGCTTGTGGGAAGGAGTTTCATCCTTCCAATCTCCCTGTTTCTGAAGCCTTGAGATTGAAACATGAACATTTGAATGGGATCACTGGTTTGGCTAGTAACTTCGGGGGCCGTGTTGTTGACATCTCCGATTCCAACTGTGTAGTCGAATTATCTGCTAAGCCTTCTCGTATAACTGCCTTCTTGAAACTAATAAAACCTTATGGCCTGTTGGAAGTCGCTAGATCTGGTATGGTAGCGCTACCAAGAACTCCTCTAGAGCCAGATGCGGACTCGGAAGATGCTGAATCAAAGGCAGACGATTCGGTTGATATCAGTAACCTACCGCCAGGTTAA
- the IDP3 gene encoding isocitrate dehydrogenase (NADP(+)) IDP3 (similar to Ashbya gossypii AAL022W), translating into MSKVQVKNAIVEMDGDEQTRIIWHLIKNKLIVPFLDVDLKYYDLSMENRDATDDQVTVESAEATLKHGVAVKCATITPDEARVEEFKLKKMWKSPNGTIRNILGGTVFREPIVIPRIPRLVSGWKEPIIIGRHAFGDQYKATDVVIPGEGTLKLVFKSKDGDESKDIDLDVFEFPKDGGVAMSMYNTAESITGFAKSSFELALERKMPLYSTTKNTILKKYDGQFKDIFEGMYEREYKQKFEAVGIWYEHRLIDDMVAQMLKSKGGFIIAMKNYDGDVQSDIVAQGFGSLGLMTSVLVSPDGKTFESEAAHGTVTRHYRLHQQGKETSTNSIASIFAWSRGIIQRGKLDGTPDVVKFGQLLESATLDTVQEDGIMTKDLALILGKTDRESYVTTEGFIEAVEKRLADGYRRLFRD; encoded by the coding sequence ATGTCGAAGGTTCAGGTTAAAAATGCCATCGTTGAGATGGATGGAGACGAGCAAACCAGAATTATCTGGCATTTGATCAAGAATAAGTTGATTGTTCCGTTCTTGGACGTTGACTTGAAGTACTATGATCTTTCTATGGAAAACAGGGATGCTACAGATGATCAAGTTACTGTAGAATCTGCAGAGGCTACATTGAAGCATGGTGTGGCAGTTAAATGTGCTACTATAACCCCTGACGAGGCTCGTGTGGAAGAATTTAAGTTAAAGAAGATGTGGAAGTCGCCTAACGGGACtatcagaaatattttgggCGGTACAGTTTTCCGTGAGCCGATTGTGATTCCCAGAATTCCTCGTTTAGTTAGCGGTTGGAAGGAGCCCATTATTATTGGAAGACATGCTTTTGGTGACCAGTACAAGGCTACTGATGTTGTGATTCCTGGTGAAGGGACCTTGAAATTAGTTTTCAAGAGTAAGGATGGTGATGAGAGCAAGGATATAGATTTGGATGTGTTTGAGTTTCCAAAGGATGGTGGTGTTGCTATGTCGATGTACAACACCGCTGAGTCAATTACGGGGTTTGCAAAGTCTAGTTTTGAGCTTGCTTTAGAAAGAAAGATGCCATTGTATTCAACTACTAAAAACACTATCTTGAAGAAGTACGATGGGCAATTCAAAGACATCTTTGAAGGAATGTATGAACGTGAATATAAACAGAAGTTTGAAGCTGTTGGTATCTGGTATGAACATAGATTAATTGATGATATGGTTGCTCAAATGTTGAAATCTAAGGGAGGCTTCATTATTGCTATGAAAAACTATGACGGTGACGTTCAATCCGATATTGTGGCGCAAGGTTTTGGTTCCTTAGGTTTAATGACTTCCGTTTTGGTTTCTCCAGATGGGAAAACTTTCGAAAGTGAAGCTGCTCATGGCACTGTCACCAGGCACTACAGACTTCACCAACAAGGTAAGGAGACTTCAACTAACTCAATTGCATCTATCTTTGCATGGAGTCGTGGTATCATTCAGAGAGGGAAACTAGATGGTACCCCTGATGTGGTGAAGTTTGGACAGTTATTGGAGAGTGCTACTTTGGACACAGTGCAAGAAGATGGCATTATGACTAAGGACTTGGCTTTAATCTTGGGTAAGACCGACAGAGAGAGTTATGTTACCACCGAGGGCTTTATCGAAGCTGTTGAAAAGCGGTTAGCTGATGGTTACCGTCGTCTTTTTCGTGACTAA
- the PYP1 gene encoding putative phosphoric monoester hydrolase (similar to Ashbya gossypii AAL023W): protein MVQVVVFTDFDGTITLQDSYNYLADDFGCGKDERERTFGEVFNGTSTFRETFHKILESVELPFDECVKILKDNVQLDTGFRSMYDWCIKEQVPLVVVSGGIRLVIEELLEQHLGKDALKNIEIYSNDVVVNDDGSWSIVYRDDSHHGHDKARSIDLCKQRFNQQMNTPVYLYCGDGVSDVSAAKECDLLFAKRGKDLVTYCDREGILYHEFDTFENILECVKRVTSGEISVQELTK from the coding sequence ATGGTGcaagttgttgtttttacGGACTTCGATGGGACTATAACGTTACAGGACAGCTATAATTATCTTGCGGATGATTTCGGATGTGGTAAAGATGAGCGAGAGAGGACGTTTGGCGAAGTGTTCAATGGCACGAGCACGTTTCGGGAGACGTTCCACAAGATCTTGGAGAGTGTTGAATTGCCATTCGACGAATGTgtaaagattttgaaagataatGTGCAGTTAGATACGGGGTTTCGAAGCATGTACGACTGGTGCATCAAAGAGCAGGTACCGTTGGTAGTAGTCAGCGGTGGAATAAGACTTGTTATCGAGGAGTTATTAGAGCAACATTTGGGCAAGGAtgcattgaagaatatcGAAATCTATTCCAACGATGTGGTAGTCAATGATGACGGATCGTGGAGTATTGTATATAGGGACGATTCACACCATGGACACGACAAAGCAAGATCGATTGATCTATGTAAGCAAAGGTTCAATCAGCAGATGAATACACCAGTTTACTTATATTGTGGGGATGGCGTGAGTGATGTCAGTGCTGCAAAAGAATGTGACCTGTTATTTGCTAAGCGAGGGAAAGATTTGGTCACGTATTGCGACAGGGAGGGTATCTTGTATCATGAATTCGATACCTTCGAAAACATTCTTGAATGCGTGAAACGGGTAACATCTGGCGAGATATCTGTGCAGGAGCTGACTAAATAA
- a CDS encoding uncharacterized protein (similar to Ashbya gossypii AAL024C), translating to MNVVVLGGGTATNLLVPCFDEVASSLTYILPISDNGGSTSEILRVIGGPAIGDIRSRLVRVINDPFLIQVLSYRLPKDGAVAKVEWNDIVEGSHAIWSGVPGPLRECVRPFLAHIQSELLKRSKISKPFQFGKASIGNLFLTGARLFLGSLDAAIELVLRIGRCASTVSVVPCINSNHMYHISALLENDMIITGQSQISHPSIPFSDRFSASFKNCGDTTPTWNNIPTLMAPYTIEDEEEEDATPFYIHPALKTSQLYFEKMIDEQPLPACVKRVFYINPYGEEIFPVGNSRVIQNLKRCDMLVYSIGSLMTSLLPMVILGNLAEAIVETKMKKVLLINNTYDRETFGLTGLQYVMMILDSMETAVTRYKKSRAKMDHMRWPATAYITDIVYLKRGQITIDRKILERKGIRFHEVESDIFDNNQLINILKNIQ from the coding sequence ATGAACGTAGTGGTACTAGGAGGGGGTACAGCCACAAATCTGTTGGTGCCCTGTTTCGATGAGGTTGCTAGTTCATTAACTTATATACTTCCGATATCAGATAACGGTGGATCCACGTCGGAAATACTTCGGGTGATTGGAGGACCAGCAATCGGAGATATTAGGTCGAGACTTGTGCGGGTGATTAATGATCCGTTTTTGATCCAGGTGCTTTCTTATAGACTTCCTAAGGATGGTGCAGTGGCCAAGGTGGAGTGGAATGATATTGTGGAGGGTTCTCATGCCATTTGGTCTGGGGTTCCTGGTCCTCTACGGGAGTGTGTGAGGCCATTCTTAGCACACATTCAATCTGAGCTTTTGAAACGAAGTAAGATATCTAAGCCGTTCCAGTTTGGTAAGGCTTCTATTGGGAATCTATTCTTGACAGGAGCGCGGCTATTCTTGGGGTCGTTAGATGCGGCTATAGAACTCGTGCTACGGATAGGCAGGTGCGCATCAACGGTAAGCGTGGTTCCATGTATTAACTCGAACCATATGTACCACATATCTGCGTTGCTCGAAAACGATATGATTATTACAGGCCAGTCCCAAATCTCTCACCCTTCAATACCATTTAGTGACCGATTTTCCGCATCTTTCAAGAATTGTGGGGACACTACGCCAACGTGGAACAACATCCCCACATTAATGGCACCGTACActattgaagatgaggaggaagaagatgcTACACCGTTTTACATACATCCAGCTTTGAAGACATCGCAGCTATATTTTGAGAAAATGATAGATGAACAGCCTTTACCAGCTTGTGTCAAGAGGGTCTTTTACATCAATCCATATGGTGAAGAAATATTCCCAGTTGGTAATTCAAGagttattcaaaatttgaaaaggtGTGATATGTTGGTATATTCGATAGGGTCTCTAATGACAAGTTTGTTACCTATGGTAATCCTTGGAAATTTGGCGGAGGCCATTGtggaaacaaaaatgaaaaaagtGCTATTAATAAACAACACGTATGATCGTGAAACGTTCGGCCTCACGGGCTTGCAATACGTGATGATGATACTTGACTCGATGGAAACAGCTGTCACAAGATACAAAAAATCTAGAGCGAAAATGGATCACATGAGATGGCCTGCTACAGCATATATTACTGACATTGTATATCTAAAGAGGGGACAGATAACTATAGACCGTAAAATATTAGAAAGAAAGGGTATACGGTTTCATGAAGTGGAatcagatatatttgaCAACAAccaattaataaatatcttgaaaaatatccaGTGA
- the SSP120 gene encoding nucleobindin SSP120 (similar to Ashbya gossypii AAL025W): MKFHQLVWYLVLMVIGGKCLPQVENSKPKSEQLPKGMAWEEWHMDHEHQMSKYTPEEFFGLHDKGNKGYFDKHDLLSMYGLTRDEIVGSGDGMGVHDDSEAIDTSIGDRVVKFLIKLLDVDDDTKINKDEYLNFAKKGKGMPDLGLGVGHHSDFESEYDIHHWNEYHKVDDQAIQKVHKEDIEHELLHHEHEIEHEKMLQRGASRNSVLTDDELESRISVKAIPNKYYNGPK, from the coding sequence ATGAAATTCCATCAACTTGTGTGGTATTTGGTTTTAATGGTGATTGGTGGAAAATGTCTGCCACAAGTTGAAAATAGTAAACCTAAGAGCGAGCAACTTCCTAAAGGTATGGCGTGGGAAGAATGGCATATGGATCATGAACATCAGATGTCTAAATATACTCCTGAAGAGTTTTTTGGATTACACGACAAGGGCAATAAAGGATACTTCGACAAGCACGATCTTTTATCTATGTATGGTTTAACTCGTGATGAAATAGTTGGTAGTGGTGATGGGATGGGTGTTCATGATGATAGCGAAGCCATAGACACATCAATAGGTGATAGAGTGGTAAAGTTTCTTATCAAACTATTAGATGTCGATGATGACaccaaaatcaacaagGATGAGTATTTAAATTTTGCTAAAAAGGGTAAGGGCATGCCCGACTTGGGTTTAGGGGTTGGACATCATTCCGATTTTGAATCAGAGTACGACATACACCATTGGAACGAGTATCATAAGGTTGATGACCAAGCCATCCAGAAAGTTCATAAAGAGGATATTGAGCATGAACTTTTACATCATGAGCATGAAATTGAGCATGAAAAAATGCTGCAGAGAGGTGCTTCAAGAAACAGTGTTCTGACGGACGATGAGTTGGAAAGCAGAATATCAGTAAAAGCTATTCCCAATAAGTACTACAATGGTCCAAAGTGA
- a CDS encoding uncharacterized protein (similar to Ashbya gossypii AAL026W), protein MAQRGRVDRAPGVAAAHAHPHVRQLYELMYNGGAVGTVTLRQDLPRHGSIDPSNVVCTLVELYQAIPGDIPLIKTHSIAGWVFLNEVEPGNLIVWGKNDMRPIVDPMDIAAHQEQAALLSGVGYGHWSELEDVAAAAAAAAAGTAPVTNGTHSHASSSDSHVGSIVGGRGSGELAHHSHQHQHAHEHRHNGLGSIARFDSAPPGIMEFQSPEQVKDYIQRIYAFQERIGIVCLKTKDYKSKVTRIDFGCEFYGTRAGKSATPNEPSPGSGTNNGDSDEHRTRSTHHLGSGTKRCPFFIRYRYQSAKDNYYLDEACSNLDHDHDRVDVWNYNTNKRLLIKEYKRQLVQLMSTSDNVSSGDVIRLLVSEASKDDLYKGYFSNNTRKKDFAKAMRKNCEYFRRSYLDKRGFDGQVT, encoded by the coding sequence ATGGCACAACGTGGAAGAGTTGACCGTGCTCCTGGAGTAGCTGCCGCTCATGCCCATCCACATGTCCGTCAGTTATATGAACTAATGTACAATGGTGGTGCAGTTGGCACCGTAACGTTAAGGCAAGACCTCCCGCGTCATGGGTCGATCGATCCAAGTAATGTTGTGTGCACACTGGTCGAGTTATATCAGGCAATACCGGGTGATATTCCGTTGATCAAGACTCATTCTATTGCAGGATGGGTGTTTCTGAATGAGGTAGAACCAGGAAACTTGATAGTTTGGGGAAAGAATGACATGCGGCCCATTGTAGATCCGATGGATATTGCAGCGCATCAGGAACAAGCAGCATTATTGAGCGGAGTTGGTTATGGGCATTGGTCAGAACTTGAagatgttgctgctgctgctgctgctgctgctgcaggAACAGCTCCTGTCACAAATGGGACCCATTCGCATGCCTCGAGTTCAGATTCGCATGTAGGGTCGATTGTTGGGGGTCGTGGGAGTGGTGAATTGGCACATCATTCGCATCAGCACCAGCATGCCCATGAGCACCGACATAATGGACTTGGTAGCATAGCACGTTTTGATTCTGCACCTCCAGGTATAATGGAGTTCCAATCACCAGAACAAGTCAAGGATTACATACAAAGAATATATGCCTTTCAAGAGAGAATTGGAATCGTTTGCTTGAAGACTAAGGATTACAAAAGCAAAGTGACCAGAATTGATTTCGGATGTGAGTTTTATGGTACTCGTGCAGGTAAATCTGCAACCCCAAACGAACCTTCACCAGGAAGTGGAACTAATAATGGTGATTCAGATGAGCATAGGACCCGATCCACACACCATCTTGGTAGTGGAACCAAGAGATGCCCATTTTTCATAAGATATCGGTACCAATCTGCAAAGGACAACTACTACCTAGACGAAGCATGCTCAAACCTAGATCACGATCATGACAGAGTTGATGTATGGAATTACAACACAAATAAGAGATTGTTAATCAAGGAATATAAAAGACAGCTTGTCCAGCTCATGTCCACAAGCGACAATGTCTCTTCTGGTGACGTCATCCGTTTATTGGTCTCTGAAGCTAGTAAGGACGATCTCTATAAAGGTTACTTCTCTAATAACACTAGGAAAAAAGATTTTGCTAAAGCAATGAGGAAGAACTGTGAGTACTTCCGCAGGTCATACTTAGATAAGAGAGGCTTTGATGGCCAAGTTACTTGA
- the SPO1 gene encoding putative carboxylic ester hydrolase (similar to Ashbya gossypii AAL027W) has protein sequence MLTSSGFLLGMNNHGLFSCASYIASISGGSWTVMRLLLADFDVDKLRNWDIKNSLLEGVPNFEFKNRDIVQQLDGTAEAHEFFMDDGFYNELKEHVSKWKREFAEPVDSVDPTFNEFHDSLESNWMRLNHNAIQKRSLDTFLKLKETIEELFKGNNDSSPTNQIKKLEEMMDTFSNFRKVLGFYIMLHSEVRPKKIMGFPVSFTDYWGRALWKKISYQETKTNSMSELFVQSPSASNYEAPLPIIIANCKNEDLVNVVFEFTPFEFGSWNKLLRLFVKLRYLGSTVSRGIARSCIQGFDDVGFITATSSSLFNNVLIYAWQLAADSSQKTMKAVRALFSTFGVNLKNKNSEGKIFGTRSDFALFQPNPFYQYPGIETPLTKTDKLYLVDGGEDGENIPLRPFLQPERKVDLIFALDSSSGKINYPTGSILRNLYDNMRQSEDSISILSPNGTPVNVDPMPYIPLPEEFERSKLLNHPIAFGCYQSSYRKRTSSVLLPPGKLPPIILYHANRNHTYQSNTSTFKLNYSPKEVDGMLNNGWNIFTDNNNTSYLQCIGCLMIKRTYDNTASTELLPPTCHSCFKKYCYN, from the coding sequence AGTTCAGGTTTTTTGTTAGGCATGAATAATCACGGATTGTTTAGTTGTGCTAGCTATATTGCTAGCATTTCTGGAGGTAGTTGGACGGTGATGCGTTTGTTGCTTGCTGACTTCGATGTGGATAAACTTAGAAATTGGGACATTAAGAATAGTTTACTTGAAGGAGTTCCAAATTTTGAGTTTAAGAATAGAGATATAGTTCAGCAACTTGATGGAACTGCTGAAGCTCACGAATTTTTCATGGATGATGGATTCTATAATGAACTTAAAGAACATGTTTCTAAATGGAAGCGTGAGTTCGCTGAACCGGTTGATTCTGTGGATCCAACATTCAATGAGTTTCATGATAGTTTGGAGTCTAACTGGATGCGCTTAAATCATAATGCTATTCAAAAACGTTCCCTTGAtacatttttaaaattaaaggaaACTATTGAAGAGCTGTTTAAAGGAAATAATGATTCGAGCCCCACAaaccaaatcaaaaaacttgaagaaaTGATGGAtactttttcaaactttagGAAAGTTCTTGGATTTTACATCATGTTGCATTCAGAGGTGAGACCTAAAAAGATTATGGGTTTCCCAGTATCCTTTACTGATTATTGGGGCCGTGCATTATGGAAGAAGATTTCTTACCAGGAAACAAAAACTAATTCGATGTCGGAGTTGTTTGTACAGAGCCCAAGTGCAAGTAATTATGAGGCTCCTTTGCCTATAATTATTGCTAATTGTAAGAATGAAGATTTGGTTAACGTTGTATTTGAATTCACCCCTTTTGAATTTGGATCTTGGAATAAATTACTAAGGCTTTTTGTGAAATTGAGATACTTAGGTTCCACTGTTAGTAGAGGTATAGCACGTTCATGTATCCAAGGATTTGATGATGTAGGTTTTATCAcagcaacatcatcatcgctTTTTAATAACGTCTTGATATATGCTTGGCAGCTTGCAGCTGATTCGTCCCAAAAAACTATGAAGGCAGTAAGGGCATTATTCTCCACGTTTGGTGTAAATCTCaagaataaaaattcaGAGggtaaaatatttggtaCTAGATCTGACTTCGCATTATTTCAGCCAAATCCCTTTTATCAATACCCTGGAATTGAAACGCCTTTAACAAAAACAGACAAGTTATATCTTGTTGATGGAGGTGAAGATGGAGAAAACATACCTTTGAGACCATTCTTGCAACCTGAGCGAAAAGTCGATTTAATATTTGCACTAGACTCAAGCTCCGGTAAAATAAACTATCCCACCGGGTCGATCCTACGCAATTTATACGATAATATGCGTCAATCCGAAGATTCTATCAGCATCTTAAGTCCAAACGGCACTCCTGTCAATGTTGACCCAATGCCGTATATCCCTTTGcctgaagaatttgaacGGTCAAAATTGCTAAATCACCCCATAGCCTTTGGGTGTTATCAATCCAGCTATCGTAAAAGAACCTCCTCTGTACTTCTTCCACCCGGCAAACTACCACCAATAATTCTTTATCATGCTAACAGAAATCATACTTATCAATCAAATACCTCAACATTCAAACTTAACTACAGCCCCAAGGAAGTAGATGGTATGCTAAACAACGGATGGAATATTTTCACTGACAACAATAACACTTCTTACCTTCAGTGTATAGGCTGTCTTATGATTAAAAGAACCTATGACAACACTGCTTCCACCGAATTGCTACCTCCAACATGCCACAGCTGCTTCAAAAAGTATTGTTATAACTAG